DNA from Deltaproteobacteria bacterium:
GACAACTTGCAACGCGCCATGCGGCTTGCCGACAAGCGGGAGGCGCAGCTGGCCGAGGTCCGCCACGACCTCAATCGCGCGCTGCGGATCGGCGGCCCCGGTCACTACACCGGACACGTGATCGCGGGGTACCGCGTCGGCGCGCTGATTGGCCACGGCGCGATGGGGGAGGTGTACGACGCGGTCCCCGAGGGCGGCGGCGAGCCGGCGGCGGTCAAGCTGTTGCATCCGCACGTACTCGATGACCGCCGTCACGTGGAGCGATTCCTGCGGGAGATGCGCGCCGCGAGTTCCGTCGACTCGCCCCATGTCGTGCGCGTGTTCGACTCATCGTCGGCCGACGCCACCGTACCGTATTTGGTGATGGAGCGGCTGCGCGGCTACGACCTGGCGCAGTATCTGCGAGAGGAAGGGCAACTGCCCCTCGGTCGCGTATGCGAACTCGTCCGTGAGATCGGCGGCGTCATCGATCAGGTTTGGGCGCACGGCATCGTTCATCGCGACCTCAAGCCGCAAAACTTGTTCCACGCCGACGTGGGAGGGCGCCGTATCTGGAAAGTGCTCGACTTCGGCGTCGCGGTGCTCGCCGAGTCCGGCGGGACGCTCACGCAGGGCGCCGTCGTCGGCACGCCATCGTACATGGCGCCCGAGCAGGCGCGCGGGCGGCCGGTCGACGTGCGCGCGGACCTGTACGCACTCGCCGCGATCGCGTATCGCTGTCTCACCGGCCGCCCTCCGTTCGTCGGCCCGGATGTGCCGTCGATCCTATATGACGTCGTGCACACGATGCCCGCGTGTCCCAGTGCGCTGGCGCCGATGCCCGACGACGTCGACCTCGTGTTCGCGATCGCGCTCGCCAAGGACCCGGGCGAGCGGTTCGCCAGCGGTGCCGCGCTCGCCGACGCGTTCGCCGCCGCCGCGGCCGGGACCCTGTCGCCGGACCTTCGCGAGCAAGCCGCGCGGCTGTTGCGCGTGCACCCGTGGGACAGCGAGCGCTAGCGGCACGGAGTGGGGCGCTCTGTGCCGTGATCGAGCACAGGGCCGTCGTATCGCGGTGTTGCAACTCGGGAGCCGGCCCTCACACTCGCTGGTCGAGACGTGCGGGGATCGCGCGTCCGCGATGACGCCGGACTGCCTGCCCCGGACGCCGCCGCGGCGTCGGCCGGGCTCGCGGGGGCGGCGTGCGCCGGCCGCGACAAGGTGAATCCCCGGCGTGCTACGTCGTCGAATCGGAGCGCTCGTCGCTACTTGACGAGCCCATGCCGCGACGGCACATTCGCGTGGCCGCGACGCGGAGGCGATTTGGGGGCACAGGAGGAAACAATGATGCGAATGACGACGGCCGCTGCCTTGCTGATGGGGATGTTCGGATTCGCGACGCGCGCTGCGGCGAGGCCCGGTCCCGAGGGGTGGGCCGCGATCGAGCGCGGCCTGAAGCCGCGCGGG
Protein-coding regions in this window:
- a CDS encoding serine/threonine protein kinase; this encodes MAGPIDADTVVHVPSEAPWLTAAPSTGLGTLAQSPAHALRLEEVARTRALIRMGWALSAVTAASLAVFDGNPILERAMLVGLTIGAIVSTLFYRHLRNPDNLTPRKNVAFAAMVACVAQIAVVYFGVFSAVTMIVLLGVYFFSRTERPTAALVVYAIGVIPHAVVASAIAAGIIVDPGLFPAAPLPPLQMALVIVLIHSAFLMAFAIARSARKSTLEAIDNLQRAMRLADKREAQLAEVRHDLNRALRIGGPGHYTGHVIAGYRVGALIGHGAMGEVYDAVPEGGGEPAAVKLLHPHVLDDRRHVERFLREMRAASSVDSPHVVRVFDSSSADATVPYLVMERLRGYDLAQYLREEGQLPLGRVCELVREIGGVIDQVWAHGIVHRDLKPQNLFHADVGGRRIWKVLDFGVAVLAESGGTLTQGAVVGTPSYMAPEQARGRPVDVRADLYALAAIAYRCLTGRPPFVGPDVPSILYDVVHTMPACPSALAPMPDDVDLVFAIALAKDPGERFASGAALADAFAAAAAGTLSPDLREQAARLLRVHPWDSER